Proteins from a single region of Fundidesulfovibrio magnetotacticus:
- a CDS encoding circularly permuted type 2 ATP-grasp protein, translating into MKFTGYDLGPFHDEMFAAPGTPRDGARLLLEKIESLPPGELLRRQQKAEQTLYDLGITFTVYGHQEGTEKIFPFDVLPRVVEAQDWDKLEVGLKQRIYALNLFLVDIYGEQRILKDRVVPREIIETAEGYLPACLGVKAPHGIWCHITGTDLVRDEHGVFHVLEDNLRCPSGVSYVLANRQLMKRTLPEVFAASRVRPVDDYPARLLDLLLRMAPEGVTRPTVALLTPGIYNSAYYEHSFLALQTGIELVQGQDLVVRDRRVFMRTTKGLKQVDVIYRRLNDDFLDPLAFRPESLLGVPGIMDAWRAGNVSLANAPGTGVADDKVVYAFVPEIIRYYLGEEPFIPNVPTFLCWRDRDRAHVLENLETMVVKAANESGGYGMLVGPASDAAQREEFARRIQANPRNYIAQPALMLSRAPVIAGDRFEGRHVDLRPYILHGGDVQVIPGGLTRVALKRGSLVVNSSQGGGSKDTWVLKH; encoded by the coding sequence ATGAAATTCACGGGATACGACCTGGGGCCTTTCCACGACGAGATGTTCGCCGCGCCCGGAACCCCGCGCGACGGCGCCCGCCTGCTCCTCGAAAAGATCGAATCCCTGCCTCCGGGCGAGCTTCTGCGCCGCCAGCAGAAGGCCGAGCAGACCCTCTACGACCTGGGCATCACCTTCACCGTCTACGGCCACCAGGAGGGCACGGAGAAGATCTTCCCCTTCGACGTGCTGCCCCGCGTGGTGGAGGCCCAGGACTGGGACAAGCTCGAGGTGGGCCTCAAGCAGCGCATCTACGCCCTGAATCTTTTCCTGGTCGACATCTACGGCGAGCAGCGCATCCTCAAGGACCGCGTGGTGCCCCGCGAGATCATCGAGACCGCCGAGGGCTACCTGCCCGCCTGCCTGGGCGTGAAGGCCCCCCACGGCATCTGGTGCCACATCACCGGGACCGACCTCGTGCGCGACGAGCACGGCGTCTTCCACGTGCTGGAGGACAACCTGCGCTGCCCCTCGGGCGTCTCCTACGTGCTGGCCAACCGCCAGCTCATGAAGCGCACCCTGCCCGAGGTGTTCGCCGCCTCCCGGGTGCGCCCCGTGGACGACTACCCCGCGCGGCTCCTGGATCTGCTCCTGCGCATGGCCCCCGAGGGCGTCACGCGGCCCACCGTGGCCCTGCTCACCCCGGGCATCTACAACTCGGCCTACTACGAGCACTCCTTTCTGGCCCTCCAGACCGGCATCGAGCTGGTGCAGGGGCAGGACCTCGTGGTGCGCGACCGCCGCGTCTTCATGCGCACCACCAAGGGCCTCAAGCAGGTGGACGTGATCTACCGCCGCCTGAACGACGACTTCCTGGACCCCCTGGCCTTCCGCCCCGAGTCCCTGCTGGGCGTGCCCGGCATCATGGACGCCTGGCGCGCGGGCAACGTGAGCCTGGCCAACGCCCCCGGTACCGGAGTGGCCGACGACAAGGTGGTCTACGCCTTCGTGCCCGAGATCATCCGCTACTACCTGGGCGAGGAGCCCTTCATCCCCAACGTGCCCACCTTCCTGTGCTGGCGCGACAGGGACAGGGCCCACGTGCTGGAAAACCTCGAGACCATGGTGGTCAAGGCCGCCAACGAGTCGGGCGGTTACGGCATGCTGGTGGGGCCTGCCTCCGACGCGGCCCAGCGCGAGGAGTTCGCCCGGCGCATCCAGGCCAATCCGCGCAACTACATCGCCCAGCCCGCGCTCATGCTCTCTCGCGCCCCGGTGATCGCGGGCGACCGTTTCGAGGGCCGCCACGTGGACCTGCGCCCCTACATCCTCCACGGCGGCGACGTGCAGGTGATTCCCGGCGGGCTCACACGCGTGGCCCTCAAGAGGGGCTCCCTGGTGGTGAACTCCTCCCAGGGCGGCGGCAGCAAGGACACCTGGGTCCTCAAACACTAG
- a CDS encoding alpha-E domain-containing protein: MLSRVANAVYWMSRYLERAGNLARFVEVNWHLTLDLPGEGADAWRPLILASGDQNLFEERYGDCDAASVITFLCFDQDYPNSIASCLWAARENARAIREVIPYEMWEHLNVTYHMVRDAAKRPLDTVENPFDFCQEIKRRDFVLGGVAEDVMLHDEAWHFARMGRLLERCDKTSRILDVNCHRMLPDEGEHGPGFDSIHWSALLRATSALDAFRRCRGRISPAKVAEFLLLEHEFPRSVLHGLVHVQDSLQAVTGSRRGFFSHESERLLGQLCADLSYLTIQEIFDQGLHRFTDRLQTRMNAVDSHLGREFFGYLPEEPQTQVEQ, encoded by the coding sequence ATGCTCTCGCGCGTCGCCAACGCGGTCTACTGGATGAGCCGCTACCTGGAGCGGGCCGGCAACCTGGCCCGCTTCGTGGAGGTGAACTGGCACCTCACCCTGGACCTGCCCGGGGAAGGCGCGGACGCCTGGAGACCCCTGATCCTGGCCAGCGGCGACCAGAACCTCTTCGAGGAGCGCTACGGCGACTGCGACGCCGCCTCGGTGATCACCTTCCTCTGCTTCGATCAGGACTACCCCAACTCCATCGCCTCCTGTCTCTGGGCCGCGCGCGAGAACGCCCGGGCCATACGCGAGGTGATCCCTTACGAGATGTGGGAACACCTCAACGTGACCTACCACATGGTGCGCGACGCGGCCAAGCGCCCCCTGGACACTGTGGAGAACCCCTTCGACTTCTGCCAGGAGATCAAGCGGCGCGACTTCGTGCTGGGCGGCGTGGCCGAGGACGTGATGCTCCACGACGAGGCCTGGCACTTCGCGCGCATGGGCCGCCTGCTGGAGCGCTGCGACAAGACCTCGCGCATCCTCGACGTGAACTGCCACCGCATGCTCCCCGACGAGGGCGAGCACGGCCCGGGTTTCGATTCCATCCACTGGTCGGCCCTCTTGCGCGCCACCAGCGCCCTGGACGCCTTCCGGCGCTGCCGTGGACGCATCTCCCCGGCCAAGGTTGCCGAGTTCCTGCTCCTGGAGCACGAGTTCCCGCGCTCCGTGCTCCACGGGCTCGTCCACGTGCAGGACTCGCTTCAGGCCGTCACGGGGTCGCGCCGGGGCTTCTTCTCCCACGAGAGCGAGCGCCTGCTTGGCCAGCTCTGCGCGGACCTCTCCTACCTGACCATCCAGGAAATCTTCGACCAGGGGCTGCACCGCTTCACGGACCGGTTGCAGACGCGCATGAACGCGGTGGACAGCCACCTCGGGCGCGAATTCTTCGGCTACCTCCCCGAGGAGCCGCAAACGCAGGTGGAACAATGA
- a CDS encoding peptidase: MTFCLGITVEEGLVGIADTRITAGNEMTTAQKLSTYETGSGALFFMTSGLRSVRDKVVTYFEECLETCAPPDKIYKAVNTLAGIIRRVAKEDKEYLDESGLTFNIHVLVGGQFAGDSIHRLYLIYPQGNWVEIAPGTPYHIIGETGYGKPVLDRTLKHADSINFALKVGCLAFDSTRISAAGVDFPLDVVVYSKGTFSLVEHRFEKSDLEHISLWWQERLRESVGALPSEWIERIAAKLSPVGRKLACRAEDGDALSRRS; the protein is encoded by the coding sequence ATGACCTTTTGCCTTGGAATCACGGTGGAGGAAGGCCTGGTGGGCATCGCCGACACCCGCATCACCGCGGGCAACGAGATGACCACGGCCCAGAAACTGAGCACCTACGAAACCGGCTCCGGCGCGCTCTTCTTCATGACCTCGGGCCTGCGCTCCGTGCGCGACAAGGTGGTCACCTACTTCGAGGAGTGCCTGGAAACCTGCGCCCCGCCCGACAAGATCTACAAGGCCGTGAACACCCTGGCCGGAATCATCCGCCGCGTGGCCAAGGAGGACAAGGAATACCTCGACGAATCGGGCCTGACCTTCAACATCCACGTGCTGGTGGGCGGCCAGTTCGCGGGCGATTCCATCCACCGGCTCTACCTGATCTACCCCCAGGGCAACTGGGTGGAGATCGCCCCCGGCACGCCCTACCACATCATCGGGGAGACCGGGTACGGCAAGCCCGTGCTGGACCGCACCCTCAAGCACGCCGACTCCATCAACTTCGCCCTCAAGGTGGGCTGCCTGGCCTTCGATTCCACGCGCATCAGCGCCGCCGGGGTCGATTTTCCCCTGGACGTGGTGGTCTATTCCAAAGGCACCTTCTCCCTGGTGGAGCACCGCTTCGAGAAGTCCGACCTGGAGCACATCTCCCTGTGGTGGCAGGAGCGGCTGCGCGAGAGCGTGGGCGCGCTGCCCTCCGAATGGATCGAACGCATCGCGGCCAAGCTTTCGCCCGTGGGACGCAAGCTCGCCTGCCGCGCGGAGGATGGCGATGCTCTTTCACGGCGTTCATGA
- a CDS encoding transglutaminase family protein, with the protein MLFHGVHESRWRFSIPVFLEPHLVRLTPRTGADQRLEAFETQVTPKPAGQVEIEDAAGNRALRLWFEGQHEELVVRTSFSARTLRDNPFDYLLEPGALRLPPELSPAEKAALAPCLAPLGGARVRRLAKRMAGVAGDGGVPAFLWTLNAWVYANVAVTPRMEPGVQGPEETLEAGSGACRDATLVFMAACRAAGVPARYASCYQQGDAAQDARDLHACAEAYIPGAGWRGFDPTLGLAVAASHLMLCAAPDPALTAPVTGSFRGTGATGELTHRIELTVAD; encoded by the coding sequence ATGCTCTTTCACGGCGTTCATGAGTCGCGCTGGCGCTTCTCGATTCCGGTGTTCCTGGAGCCGCACCTTGTCCGGCTGACCCCCCGCACGGGCGCGGACCAACGCCTGGAGGCCTTCGAGACGCAGGTGACCCCAAAGCCCGCCGGGCAGGTCGAGATCGAGGACGCGGCGGGCAATCGCGCCCTGCGCCTTTGGTTCGAGGGCCAGCACGAGGAGCTGGTGGTGCGCACCAGCTTCAGCGCGCGCACCCTGCGCGACAATCCCTTCGACTACCTGCTGGAACCCGGGGCCCTGCGCCTGCCCCCGGAGCTTTCCCCGGCCGAGAAGGCGGCCCTCGCCCCCTGCCTGGCGCCCCTGGGCGGGGCGCGCGTGCGCCGTCTGGCGAAGCGCATGGCCGGGGTGGCCGGTGATGGCGGCGTGCCCGCCTTCCTGTGGACCCTCAACGCCTGGGTCTACGCCAACGTGGCCGTGACCCCCCGCATGGAGCCCGGCGTGCAGGGGCCCGAGGAGACCCTGGAAGCCGGGAGCGGGGCCTGTCGGGACGCCACGCTGGTCTTCATGGCCGCCTGCCGGGCCGCCGGGGTGCCCGCGCGCTACGCCTCCTGCTATCAGCAGGGCGATGCGGCGCAGGACGCGCGCGACCTGCACGCCTGCGCCGAAGCCTACATCCCTGGCGCGGGCTGGCGCGGCTTCGACCCAACCCTGGGCCTGGCCGTGGCCGCTTCCCACCTGATGCTCTGCGCCGCGCCCGATCCAGCGCTCACGGCCCCCGTCACCGGGAGCTTCCGGGGCACGGGCGCGACGGGCGAACTGACCCACCGCATCGAACTCACCGTGGCAGACTAG
- the surE gene encoding 5'/3'-nucleotidase SurE, whose product MKTPRILLTNDDGIRSPGLEAAARALHAEGALRVAAPLHQQTSMGRAHAGSPDASLAPHPFRVLGRDLEAYACDATPASALAHALHVFPGEIPDLVVSGINYGENLGANVTSSGTVGAALEAAARGIPAIAVSLETPVDCHRRYAPLDWEAAVHFLRRFARILLADGLPADVHVLKIDVPLAATPDTPWRLTRLSPHLFYEPSIPDATPASKRGDIVIRKRRCDADHPDTDAYALAVDGVVSVTPLTLDLTARASFSSLESWLNGS is encoded by the coding sequence ATGAAGACCCCACGGATTCTCCTCACCAACGACGACGGCATCCGTTCCCCGGGGCTGGAGGCCGCCGCCCGGGCCCTGCACGCCGAAGGCGCATTGCGCGTGGCTGCCCCCCTGCACCAGCAGACCTCCATGGGCAGGGCCCACGCCGGAAGCCCGGACGCAAGCCTCGCGCCCCACCCATTCCGCGTCCTGGGCCGCGACCTGGAGGCCTACGCCTGCGACGCCACCCCTGCCTCGGCCCTTGCCCACGCGCTTCACGTCTTCCCCGGAGAAATCCCGGACCTGGTGGTCTCGGGCATCAACTACGGCGAGAACCTGGGGGCCAACGTCACCAGTTCCGGAACCGTGGGCGCGGCCCTGGAAGCCGCCGCGCGCGGCATCCCGGCCATCGCCGTCTCCCTGGAGACGCCCGTGGACTGCCACAGGCGCTACGCCCCCCTGGACTGGGAAGCCGCCGTCCACTTCCTGCGCCGCTTCGCGCGCATCCTCCTGGCGGACGGACTCCCGGCCGACGTGCACGTGCTCAAGATCGACGTGCCCCTGGCCGCCACGCCGGACACGCCCTGGCGGCTCACACGGCTCTCCCCGCACCTCTTCTACGAGCCCTCCATCCCGGACGCCACGCCAGCCAGCAAGCGCGGCGACATCGTGATTCGCAAGCGCCGCTGCGACGCCGACCACCCCGACACCGACGCCTACGCCCTGGCCGTGGACGGCGTGGTCTCCGTGACGCCCCTGACCCTGGACCTCACCGCGCGGGCAAGCTTCTCATCCCTGGAATCCTGGCTGAACGGAAGCTAG
- a CDS encoding nickel-dependent hydrogenase large subunit gives MADSKPQIMKTPQSNFTGPVIVDPVTRIEGHLRIVCEVGAGKITNVWSSSQLFRGLEIILKGRDPRDAQHFTQRSCGVCTYVHALASTRAVDDAVKVNVPENATIMRNLVMAAQYLHDHIVHFYHLHALDWVDVQNALKADPNKAAQIANSISKRKTNAADLKAVQDKLKALVDSGQLGIFTNAYFLGGHPSYYLPAEVNLIATAHYLEALRLQVKAAKAMAIFGAKNPHTQFTVVGGCTNYDALRPERIAEFMTLFKEVKQFIEEVYIPDLLAVASYYKDWASIGGTTNFICFGEFPQKSERGLDDRFLPSGVIMKRDLKGVKPVDQKQILEHVAHSWYKGNEAKHPYEGVTDPQYTKLDDKDRYSWMKAPRYMGEPMETGPLAKVLVAYAKGHKATVKTVDMVCKNLGIQPTALFSTLGRTAARGIETAVICGEMEAWVKKLSENVKKGNTKLYQDWKMPDSAQGVGFVDAPRGALSHWIDIKGGKINNFQLVVPSTWSLGPRCAAGKLSPVEEALMNTPIADPKRPVEILRTVHSFDPCIACGVHVIQPESNEVLSFKVL, from the coding sequence ATGGCTGACAGCAAGCCTCAAATCATGAAAACGCCCCAGAGCAACTTCACCGGCCCCGTCATCGTCGATCCGGTCACCCGCATCGAGGGTCACCTGCGCATCGTGTGCGAAGTGGGCGCCGGCAAGATCACCAACGTCTGGAGCTCCTCGCAGCTCTTCCGCGGCCTGGAGATCATCCTCAAGGGCCGCGACCCCCGCGACGCCCAGCACTTCACCCAGCGCTCCTGCGGCGTGTGCACCTACGTCCACGCCCTGGCCTCCACCCGCGCCGTGGACGACGCCGTGAAGGTGAACGTCCCCGAGAACGCCACCATCATGCGCAACCTGGTCATGGCCGCCCAGTACCTCCATGACCACATCGTCCACTTCTACCACCTCCACGCCCTCGACTGGGTGGACGTGCAGAACGCCCTCAAGGCCGACCCCAACAAGGCCGCCCAGATCGCCAACTCCATCTCCAAGCGCAAGACCAACGCCGCCGACCTCAAGGCCGTGCAGGACAAGCTCAAGGCCCTGGTGGACTCCGGCCAGCTGGGCATCTTCACCAACGCCTACTTCCTGGGCGGCCACCCGTCCTACTACCTGCCCGCGGAAGTGAACCTCATCGCCACCGCCCACTACCTCGAGGCCCTGCGCCTGCAGGTGAAGGCCGCCAAGGCCATGGCGATCTTCGGCGCCAAGAACCCCCACACCCAGTTCACCGTGGTGGGCGGCTGCACCAACTACGACGCCCTGCGCCCCGAGCGCATCGCCGAGTTCATGACCCTGTTCAAGGAAGTCAAGCAGTTCATCGAGGAAGTCTACATCCCCGACCTGCTGGCCGTGGCCTCCTACTACAAGGACTGGGCCTCCATCGGCGGCACCACCAACTTCATCTGCTTCGGCGAGTTCCCGCAGAAGAGCGAGCGCGGCCTCGACGACCGCTTCCTGCCCTCCGGCGTGATCATGAAGCGCGACCTCAAGGGCGTGAAGCCCGTCGACCAGAAGCAGATCCTCGAGCACGTGGCCCACTCCTGGTACAAGGGCAACGAAGCCAAGCACCCCTACGAGGGCGTCACCGATCCCCAGTACACCAAGCTTGACGACAAGGACCGCTACTCCTGGATGAAGGCCCCCCGCTACATGGGCGAGCCCATGGAGACCGGCCCCCTCGCCAAGGTGCTGGTGGCCTACGCCAAGGGCCACAAGGCCACCGTGAAGACCGTGGACATGGTCTGCAAGAACCTGGGCATCCAGCCCACCGCGCTCTTCTCCACCCTGGGCCGCACCGCCGCCCGCGGCATCGAGACCGCCGTCATCTGCGGCGAGATGGAAGCCTGGGTGAAGAAGCTCTCCGAGAACGTGAAGAAGGGCAACACCAAGCTGTATCAGGATTGGAAGATGCCCGACTCCGCCCAGGGCGTCGGCTTCGTCGACGCGCCCCGCGGCGCCCTCTCCCACTGGATCGACATCAAGGGCGGGAAGATCAACAACTTCCAGCTCGTGGTGCCCTCCACCTGGAGCCTCGGGCCCCGCTGCGCCGCCGGCAAGCTCTCCCCCGTGGAAGAGGCCCTCATGAACACCCCCATCGCCGACCCCAAGCGTCCGGTGGAAATCCTGCGTACCGTGCACTCCTTCGACCCCTGCATCGCCTGCGGCGTGCACGTGATCCAGCCCGAGTCCAACGAAGTGCTGAGCTTCAAGGTTCTCTAG
- a CDS encoding hydrogenase small subunit — MRVSIGLAKDDAEKRLEQKGVSRRDFMKFCAAVATALGMGPGAAGEVAQVLAASKRPSVIYLHGAECTGCSEAVLRTYKPFIDELILDTISLDYHETIMAAAGEAAEDALHKAMNSPDGFILVHEGAIPTIENGNWGMVGGHTMADNLKACAAKAKAIIAMGTCATFGGVQAAKPNPSQAVSVAKYLDRKDVINIAGCPPNPINFVGAVVLYLKGEKIDLDSLNRPKAFFGTSVHDQCERVKFFDEGKFAPSFDSEEAKKGYCLYNLGCRGPETFNNCPKVLFNDTNWPVKAGHPCIGCSEPSFWDSMSPFYVGR; from the coding sequence ATGCGCGTATCCATTGGTCTCGCCAAGGACGACGCCGAAAAACGCTTGGAACAAAAGGGCGTCTCCCGCCGCGACTTCATGAAATTCTGCGCGGCGGTGGCAACGGCCCTGGGAATGGGTCCCGGAGCCGCTGGCGAGGTGGCCCAGGTTTTGGCGGCGTCCAAGCGCCCCAGCGTGATCTATCTCCACGGCGCGGAGTGCACCGGCTGTTCCGAGGCCGTGCTGCGCACCTACAAGCCCTTCATCGACGAACTCATCCTCGACACCATCAGCCTCGACTACCATGAGACCATCATGGCCGCCGCGGGCGAGGCCGCCGAGGACGCCCTGCACAAGGCCATGAACTCCCCCGACGGGTTCATCCTGGTGCACGAAGGCGCCATCCCCACCATCGAGAACGGCAACTGGGGCATGGTCGGCGGCCACACCATGGCCGACAACCTGAAGGCCTGCGCCGCCAAGGCCAAGGCCATCATCGCCATGGGCACCTGCGCCACCTTCGGCGGCGTCCAGGCCGCCAAGCCTAACCCCTCCCAGGCCGTCTCCGTGGCCAAGTACCTCGACCGCAAGGACGTTATCAACATCGCCGGCTGCCCGCCCAACCCCATCAACTTCGTGGGCGCCGTGGTGCTCTACCTCAAGGGCGAGAAGATCGATCTCGACTCCCTCAACCGCCCCAAGGCTTTCTTCGGAACCTCCGTGCACGACCAGTGCGAACGCGTGAAGTTCTTCGACGAAGGCAAGTTCGCCCCCAGCTTCGACTCCGAGGAAGCCAAGAAGGGCTACTGCCTCTACAACCTGGGCTGCCGCGGCCCCGAGACCTTCAACAACTGCCCCAAGGTGCTCTTCAACGACACCAACTGGCCCGTGAAGGCCGGACACCCCTGCATCGGCTGCTCCGAGCCGAGCTTCTGGGATTCCATGTCCCCCTTCTACGTCGGCCGTTAG
- a CDS encoding fused response regulator/phosphatase, translated as MTAQSPPADAPVRVLCVDDQPMVAEALRRMVAPEADIAFLSTQDPAKALPMALEHRPTVVLLDLVMPDIDGLTLVKYFRAHPKLKELPLVVLSTKEEPETKAMAFALGANDYLVKLPDRVELTARLRHHSQGYTRLLERDRAYRELARQLDQAASYVRNLLPAPLTDGPVRADWLFQPSAMLGGDALGYHWIDPERFAFYLLDVCDHGVGPALLSVSALNVLRSQTLPGVDFGSPAQVLAGLNQVFQMSKQNDLYFTIFYGVYRPGDGQLRYASAGHPPPLLFREGRTEELRCQSLFIGAMPEARFREAETRLEGRARLLVFSDGVYEIRLPHGAVASYEDFKAYAEAAPGGLGPDPEAALAHARALSGRQTLDDDVTMLRLELG; from the coding sequence ATGACAGCCCAATCCCCACCCGCCGACGCCCCCGTGCGCGTGCTCTGCGTGGACGACCAGCCCATGGTGGCCGAGGCCCTGCGCCGCATGGTGGCCCCCGAGGCGGACATCGCCTTCCTCTCCACCCAGGACCCGGCCAAGGCCCTGCCCATGGCCCTGGAACACCGGCCCACCGTGGTGCTCCTGGACCTGGTGATGCCAGACATCGACGGCCTGACCCTGGTGAAGTATTTCCGCGCCCATCCAAAGCTCAAGGAGCTGCCCCTGGTGGTGCTCTCCACCAAGGAGGAGCCCGAGACCAAGGCCATGGCCTTCGCCCTGGGCGCGAACGACTATCTTGTGAAGCTTCCCGACCGCGTGGAGCTCACGGCTCGGCTACGCCACCACTCCCAGGGCTACACGCGGCTCCTGGAGCGCGACCGGGCCTACAGGGAACTGGCGCGCCAGCTGGACCAGGCCGCCAGCTACGTGCGCAACCTCCTGCCCGCGCCCCTCACGGACGGCCCCGTGCGCGCGGACTGGCTCTTCCAGCCCTCGGCCATGCTGGGCGGCGACGCCCTGGGCTACCACTGGATCGATCCGGAGCGCTTCGCCTTCTATCTCCTCGACGTGTGCGACCACGGCGTGGGGCCGGCCCTGCTCTCGGTGTCGGCCCTCAACGTGCTGCGCAGCCAGACCCTGCCGGGCGTGGACTTCGGCTCCCCGGCCCAGGTGCTGGCCGGGCTCAACCAGGTGTTCCAGATGTCGAAGCAGAACGACCTCTATTTCACCATCTTCTACGGTGTCTACCGACCCGGGGACGGGCAGCTGCGCTACGCCTCGGCCGGGCACCCGCCGCCCCTGCTCTTCCGCGAAGGCCGCACCGAGGAGCTGCGCTGCCAGAGCCTGTTCATCGGGGCCATGCCCGAGGCGCGCTTCCGGGAGGCCGAGACGCGCCTGGAAGGCAGGGCGCGCCTGCTCGTGTTTTCCGACGGGGTGTACGAAATCCGGCTGCCCCACGGCGCGGTGGCCAGCTACGAGGACTTCAAGGCCTACGCCGAGGCGGCCCCCGGCGGCCTGGGGCCGGACCCGGAGGCCGCCCTGGCCCACGCGCGCGCCCTCTCGGGCCGCCAGACCCTGGACGACGACGTGACCATGCTCCGCCTGGAGCTGGGTTGA
- a CDS encoding CheB methylesterase domain-containing protein, with product MTARRYPPILAVGASTGGPKAVADLLAGLPAGFPGAVLVAQHLDDAFSDNLADWLGLQSGLPVTLAREGDRLLPGRVYVARGGHHLVVNAVNTLSYSDEPAACAYRPCIDALFESLAASALRPGVAVLLTGMGADGAKGLLALRGKGWLTIAQDRASSTVYGMPKAARDLGAASLVLPLSAIAAQAAKHLPRT from the coding sequence ATGACCGCCCGACGCTATCCCCCCATCCTGGCCGTGGGGGCCTCCACCGGCGGCCCCAAGGCCGTGGCGGATCTCCTGGCCGGGCTGCCCGCGGGCTTCCCCGGGGCCGTGCTGGTGGCCCAGCACCTGGACGACGCCTTCAGCGACAACCTCGCGGACTGGCTGGGCCTCCAGTCGGGCCTGCCCGTCACCCTGGCCCGCGAGGGCGACCGCCTGCTGCCCGGGCGGGTCTATGTGGCCCGGGGCGGCCACCACCTGGTGGTGAACGCCGTGAACACCCTCTCCTACAGCGACGAGCCCGCCGCCTGCGCCTACCGACCCTGCATCGACGCGCTCTTCGAGAGCCTGGCCGCCTCGGCCCTGCGCCCCGGGGTCGCGGTGCTCCTCACGGGCATGGGGGCCGACGGGGCCAAGGGCCTGCTGGCCCTGCGCGGCAAGGGCTGGCTGACTATCGCCCAGGACAGGGCCTCCAGCACCGTCTACGGCATGCCCAAGGCCGCCAGGGACCTGGGCGCGGCCTCCCTGGTGCTGCCGCTTTCCGCCATCGCGGCCCAGGCCGCCAAACACCTCCCCAGGACATGA